The Rubripirellula amarantea genome includes the window GTCTCGACTTCACTTTTCCTTGCAGGAAGATCACTCTCAAAGTGCACTCCAGCCTCGAGGCTATCGGTTTCCTTGCCGTCGTTACTGAAAAACTCGCTCAGCAGGGCATCAGCGTCAATGCATTCTCAGCCTACTTCCATGACCACCTCTTTGTTCCAACGGAGAAAGCTGAAGACGCGATGCGTGTATTGGGCGACGTGGTCAGAAAATCACTTCGCTCGCAGTAACGTCTATGAACGACAACGTCATCGACGACGGTAGCCGAACGAGTCCGATTTTCGATAACCAGTGGAGGGACTCGTGGCCTCGTCCACTACGCCAGCGTTTGGTTGTTCGCGCCAACTGTGCGACGTAGACTGCCTGTCAGGTTTCAAGTTGTTTAATCGCCAGCGAGGATAGGATGGCTTCCGAATTCAAGGTGAAGCATTTCAAAGTTCGCGGTTCTGCTGACGACAAAATTACGGTCCATCAGTGGGAGTCGGTCAAACACACTTGGCCGCGTCACTCACACCCCGAATACAAACTGGGCGTCTCCGAAGGCGGGACGGGCACGTTCTTCTATCGGGGCGAGCGATACCACACTGGACCGGGAAAGCTACTTGTCATCCACCCCAATGAGGCGCATACGTGCTCAGCGACAGGGGCATGGCGGTATCTCTATGCTGCCCCAAGCGTCATCGCAAGCATCGTAAAAGCGTTTGACCGCAATGGTGATATCGAACCCTTGTTGCTGCCTCCGGTCATCGACGATTCTCAACTTGCAGAACTCGTTTTGCAGGCTCACCGGGCGATGGACGACGGAGCTTCGCAATTGGATCAGGAATCTGCGTTCTATGATGCAATCTGTGAAGTCCTGGTTCGACACGCATCATTGCCCGACATACCAATGAAGGAAGAGCGTGCGAACATCCGCCGAGTCCAGGACAGCTTGGAAGCGAGATTCAATGAGAACGTCTCGCTTCACGAACTCGCTGAATTGGCAGGGACTTCTGCCCCGTATCTAAGCCGCGTCTTCTCCAAAGAGGTCGGCATGCCTATCCAGGTCTATCTCTCTCAAGTCCGAGTGCGTCGCGCGCAGCAGATGCTGATGGCCGGTGAGACTCCGGCGAATGTCGCCTACGCCGTCGGTTTCACGGACCAATCGCACTTCACGCGGCATTTCAAACGGCTCAT containing:
- a CDS encoding ACT domain-containing protein; translated protein: MNGEANLLKLLQNMRPELQDGEYVFCSLEPAVASELCLSPVGQFLEEEGLTLILAKDEAEANRLDFTFPCRKITLKVHSSLEAIGFLAVVTEKLAQQGISVNAFSAYFHDHLFVPTEKAEDAMRVLGDVVRKSLRSQ
- a CDS encoding helix-turn-helix domain-containing protein, whose amino-acid sequence is MASEFKVKHFKVRGSADDKITVHQWESVKHTWPRHSHPEYKLGVSEGGTGTFFYRGERYHTGPGKLLVIHPNEAHTCSATGAWRYLYAAPSVIASIVKAFDRNGDIEPLLLPPVIDDSQLAELVLQAHRAMDDGASQLDQESAFYDAICEVLVRHASLPDIPMKEERANIRRVQDSLEARFNENVSLHELAELAGTSAPYLSRVFSKEVGMPIQVYLSQVRVRRAQQMLMAGETPANVAYAVGFTDQSHFTRHFKRLIGVPPGTYSRAIGTAGSS